The window aaATGTGATTTGCAACAGATAAAGATATCATGGACAGATGTGTCACTAGCCATCAACCACCATGCAAAACTGTTGACAGGCCGACATTTTCATTTTTCCCCGTTTCTATTCTACAACATATGATATATATGCTGAATGTAACAACGAAAGATATTGGCTTTAGACATGAAGTCTGATTGGCTGGTGACCAATAGATGTTAGTCTTTTTTAATATGGTTACAAGTAATGACGTGAAAGCTATTGGCCGAACGCCTTTGTAGATATATTTATAAGCCACTAGAAATAAATGCATAATTTATCAACTAACAACGTAATTCGAAtagatatttcaatattattcaGAGCCAATTAGTTCTAATGAGAATCGTGTTATACATAAACATATGCGATTGTGAAATCCTGACTTTGAAATAACTGCATAATTCAATTGTCAGTTTGAATCACAGGGTATGGATTTCAAATTGTGTAAACTGTGTGTAATGTGTTTGGGGAATTTTTCAGTTAACAATGGAATAAGGCCTTCTGTTGAATGGAATCCAGCAGTCAGAATAGCAACAACATTCTTCACAGTCGTTTTGGCAGGAGTAATATTTTTCGGAAATCTGTTGGTGATAGTCGCATTTGCAATGACAAAAATCTCCGGCTTGAAATCGATATGTACATTGTCTCTCTTGCAGTAGCTGATTTTCTACTGTCATTCCTGATGCTTCCACTGGCAATTGTTCGTCAACATGTCGGGTATTGGCCATTTCAGTCCAATATACTGTGTCAGTACTTCATGTCTGGCAATCTTCTGTTTTGTTTAGCTTCAGTACTCAGTCTGTGTTGCATTTCTATCGATAGATACATAGCAGTCACTCGACCATTACAGTACAACAGAACTCGTGGCTGCCACCGACCGTTCAGCATGTTGTTGGGTACATGGTTGTTGGCATTCACATCCGTCGCGTTACCATATATTTTTAGTTATCAACACCATTTCAGTGAGGGGGTGTGTTACTTGAACTATAATACTAGTTTCAGATTATATGTAGCTGTTTTCCTTTGGTTTATACCAATTCTGATAATTGTATGTGTTTATTCGAAGATATATTCTGCCATAAGACGTCATTCACTACGATGTCGACAAGTGTTCAAGGTCCCCACTATCAATGTACATCAAGATCATTCACGGAACGTTCAGAGACAACCATCAGACACGATAATGACCTCCTACAGTAATTCAAGTAGGAAACCTCTTGTTCTTGCTAGATATTCACTTGGCAACCTTGGCATACCAATGTTCACCAAATCACTGATAGTTCGTTTCAAAATATTCTGTCGAATGTCAACCAATGATGAAGTAAATGACAGTATTGATGGATTACTCAAATATCCTGTTAAAAATAAATACTCTACACAAGTGTTTGTTCATATGCATCCTCCAGTAGTAAACAAAACGAAACAGGAAATCAAACAAATGGACTACGATTTAAAGACATCCGATCCCGTTGAACAAGACCAGGGTGAAAAACTGACATTGCCGAATCACAGGGAAAATGAAGACATCAAAGAAAAACCATTCCCGAACAAAACTGCCAGAATAGAGGTAGTAATGTATTGAAATCTGAATACCCAGACGATATCGATAATCCTAATAGTTGTGGACTACATTCCATTTGTGAAAATCCTCGACAGCTTGAATCTCGAAATCGTAATCTCAGTGTAGTTGATGCTAAGAATAAAGAGTTTCATCAAGCAATCCTCGTCGAAAATAATAGAAGTAAGTTCTGTCTTCCTGAACACATTCGAGATCAGACTACATTTAAGCGAGAACTGCAAACAGTAAAGGTCATGACAATAGTGGTCGGTTGTTTCCTCTTTTGTTTCTTACCATTTCTCCTGGTACATTTAGGAGAAATTGTTTGCACGTGCATGTTTCCAGAGACTCTACATACAACACTTTCATGGTTATTATACCTCAACAGTTGCTGCAACCCATTTATTTACGCTTTTCGTAACAAGCGCTACGCGAACGCATTTCGACGACTTTTAAACTCAGAAAACTGTTATAGTGAGATGAAACTGGTAAATTGTTAAAGGACTTATCCTTCTACAAAAATGATGTACTTTTGCCTTAATAATAAACTTTTCCACCGGACAACACACTTGTTTTCACAATTTAATCCCATGTTTAAGTTGTAGTGTTGCTGAAAGATTTGCCAAAGTGACAATCCGAAACTAGCTACCTAAATAGCTGGTTGACTTGGCAGTCACGAATTATATTCTTTTCTGAAGTCGAAGAAGTACATTCAGAGTGATAACGTTTTGAGGACAGTCAGCATGCCAATAGAAGACTTGTATTTTACTAAGAAGGGAATCAGCTCAATAAGAAATCTGGTTCAGTGGATGTCGACAGAAATGCTTTTTATCACATATGTGGTTCCATCAACACATGAAGTAACGACTGTACTGATTAACTGGTTTGTTTGGAAGGTGCACGATCATCCGACTTAATATCGATAATAAGCTGATCATATTCAGAACTTTTAATTCCTAATTGGATACAAGTAAGTTCATTCAGTGACTGATTTTAAGGTGATGCATATCAACATAATAATGTCATAAGTGAATATAAGCCTAATATTAAGTCTCACACCATAGACCTACCCATTACATGGAGTGATTAGGAGACAGATTTCAGAAATAACCACCATGGGAACATGTAAACGGTAAGTAAGTCAGATTTTTCCCAGAACTTCATATAGGGTAAGATAAAATTTCCGAGATAATAAGTTAAATAGTGAGGAGGCACTTTCAATGTAAGTATGACTATATGATAAAAGTTCGTCAATAATGTGTACGATAATATGAGGATGTAAAGAATCTTACAATGTTCGAAAATTTCTTAACATTTCGATTCAAGAGCAGAAATTATACATCCAACAACGTTTATACATATTATGTATGTTTTCTCCCGGTCAAAATAGAGGAATATCAATCCCCTCTCATCCACTCTGATTGTAACTTCACGCCTAACTGGCTGGTGAAAGCAAGTATACTTGAATAACCGAAAACGATAGTATGTTACTTCCATGTGACCTAAGTAAATGTGGATAATTGCGTTATCACGCTATTATGAAACAATCCGTATGATTTAAATAGTGAAATTTAACTAAAATGGACCAAAATAAATCGATGTGCTGAAAATTTAGCAGAGTTAAAGACAAGTCAGCGAAGAAAATCCTCTTCTCAACAGTGTCATTTACTTTAGCTATACAATCGTATGTAAACTTAGATCATACTAATGATAGTCTGTGATAACTTAGGGGTCGatactgtaatttatggacgaaccaatcagacttAAGAAAGCAAGTATTAGATGTTGGCACGAAACTCGTTCATCCGTATGGCTAAATATCATTTCGGAATTATAGATGATGTCAGCTCGTGATGAGAATCCTAACTCTAACTCCTACCTCTAAAGTCCAACCCTAAATATTGAATTCTTAACCACTTAGGGCCAATTATTTAACTACATGGATGACTTCGAAAGAAGATTCTGGTGAAGTAGAGCGACCACGATTTACGAAGTGTTCTAGGATTGAACTATCAACTGCCTTGTGTAATCATTTTGACAGCCAGGTAGAGTAATGCCCATAGACACGTTTTGAAAAAGATTCTTGTGAACGTCGTTTCTTTTCAGTTAGAAGAGAACTATAGTTCTCAGATAATTAAGTACTCTATAACAAGAAATATCAATTGACTTTAAAATCGATTTCACTAGAATCGAATTACCTAAAACAAACAATCTGATTTTAAGAATTTAGAAAACGAGCCAGATGCATATTCATTCACTTCAACAAGCTATCGGTAATCTAGTATTATTTCACTCATTTGACCGAACAGAGATGTGATTCTAATTGGTAAGAAATGGTCTTCCAATCGTTTATGCACTGCAGATTCATCAAATTACAATTAGATTTCAGTAGTGTAGGTAGACTGTCCCAATAAGCTCTGTATTAACATTTGGGCTTCTTCGAGAGAAAGTGAAATTCTCGCTCAAATAATAAATGGAACTGTTTCTGCTTGTTAATTCCTTGACAGACACATAAGCTGATTAGGGAATTTAAGTTATTTTTGAAGATCACTAACGTCATAAACATCTTTGTGCTAACATTTATTTCCAGTTATTACAGTAAGAAGTATGACAGTAATGGGCTTCGGGAAGTTTGTAGATCATTTAGTCAACTACTAAAGAAAGTATGAACTGACTGAATTCATGATTCTGATTTACTTAGCTTAGAATTGTAGAATTTTGCGTCAGGAAAATGAAGATATGTTACTTTGCAATTCTATCACTGTTCAATGTTATGCTGATTGATCAGTGAGTAGTGACCAAAGTCAAGTTTATCTAGTCCTCAAAACTGATTggattttattgattaactaTTAGTTTAGTCATTGGTCTGTGTGACTCCACATCAAATGCACCATGTTTTAATGTTAGCACGTAAGCAACTGAGGAAAACCTGAGTCacattgtttttgaacacataacaGAGTACTAACCCTTTTAGTAAATGAGAAACTTACAAAATTAAGTATGTGTTGGAGAGACATATCACATTTTCTATACTGACTTTGCTTTCTTATTTCACTTTTAAATCTAGTTGTCTAGATCGCTGTTCATACAACTTGTAATATCGAGTTGTTAAGCTGCCATATTCACAGACTGACATTGACGACACATTCGTGAGAGTTTATAAGTTTTCGGCTTTTCAATATTGATAAAACTATGAGCATAAGAAACAGTGATGATAGTATTTAAAAACTATTTGGTATACTCAACCACTTTTATCTTGATAAACGAAAATGAAGTTCAGTAAGTCGAAGTTGTGGCAGGAGGAATCtagtaaacaacatcaacatTTTCATATCTCCTGTATATTTTAACTTATTTCAAGTTCCTTACTGTAAAAGTGAATGCAAATAGAAGATTTAGTAGAAAACAATTGACAGATGGCTTTATCATTACGTTGTTTACACAGGTCTAAAGGTTAAATGTGATTTTTTAGTAAATCAATTGTTTACTAAACAGAATAACCATTATGTTAAATAACTTCGCTTGACACTATGTGTAGTTGAAGCATAGTTAAGTGAATTTTTGAAGATGAAACACAGATCAGGTAATCTCATCTATGGGAATGACTGGAGGACTTTAATAACAATTATCTCAAGTGAGATTTTAGCTGAATGTAACATCAGTATCCATGAGTTGATTCCCGGATGTTGCTTTAGGTAATCAGTTGATCAATAATATGGATGAATATCTGTTCATCAATAGACACATTGTACGTTTATATCAATAGAACTCAGAACCTTCATTAGGCTTACCAAGATTTTCAGAATAACCTGGTTATCCCTAAGTTCATGCAATAAAACCTCATTATGAATTTGGATCATATTCGAGAAAACTATGGGTAGCAATCAGTGAGTAGCGATATAAGGTGTGGTgattgaatgaaccaatgatacctttgtacttgttgaatgctcgatttcgaattccaaatacaatacattcgtttgtgttttgtctcacttcttaattcaattgcgttatttctgggaatcttagttcgtgctataattcaaataattcaaaatactatattggcgtcgcgatggagcctgcaatggaaaagttagatattcattcaactcctgaagcttttgaggattacttggaaaggttcgaaatctggagcatgaccaagaaagatgttaaaggtgataaaattgtggcacattttctgacattcattgggagagaagcgtacagcttattaaaaacgttggcatatccagaaaaacctatctcactcccttatgcaactcttaaagagctattattaagtcatgtaaaatgcaccagttttgaatgccgtgaaagggcgaagtttcataagatggttcgtcaaaatgaccaaaaggctcgggaattcatccttgaattacagaaacaagctgccaagtgtaatttcggtgatcaacttcatgtgcaactgagagatcgattaattgcaggaattaacataccgagtttggaaagagagctgttaaaaatgccaaactgttcctttcaagatgctagaactgcgtgtattaactacgaagcagtcaatgaacttgatatccagtcgatgaagatttctgatactttgcttagtcatcatgatgaactacaatctcagggtcaatcaaacttgcgttcatgtaacagtgattcctattctcgtgtaaatatgaaaggtgtttcaacgaggaattacaaagcaaatcacaaaggtgagatgaagtttggtaaatgtttatcatgtggaaagtttcatgctcgcaattcatgtgtatttcgtaatgctaaatgttttaaatgtggtaaggtaggacacattcagtcagtatgcaaagctactgtccattttgcttcaagctgtactaaatcttgtaatttaagtttcaataattcggatgtttctagtgatcatctatctttgtctactatttcgaaaggtaatgctcatattcaaaaacgactatatacatcgcttggttcatttcatgactttattctggacacaggtagtatagagtccattatttcattcaagaactcgaaatctttagatcctaatgttgttgtacgacccactgaagtatcaatattggggattactggacacagactgcccatacgatgatgttgtgaattgctaataagagatgataattcttcatacataccttgtgaatttttagttagcgaaacaggactgtcaattttgggtttaaagaatttgaaaaggcttaaggtggagttgtccttcctagtttctaaagaaaattcggatactttacttaaagatttgatagctaagtgtgctaagtgcagtggaggtatgaaaattcagcctataaaacttcaagtacagggtgatccagtctttcttaaaagacgaataattccttatggtcttcgagaagcagtacgTAAGACATTAAACGACTTATGTgcgaaaggcataattgaaccaattcagtcttcagcatggggtactcctatcattacgccactgaagtcggacggcaagacccctagaatttgtggtgactatagattaactctgaattcccgtttgttgaagcaaacgtgcacgacggtagaagctgaagatattctaaatcgacttcatggttctaaagtgttctcgagagttgacctaaaagatgcttatcttcaaattcctttagatgaatcttcatctattttgacaacaattaacactccttttggtctgttcaaatacaatttccttccatttggtctaaaTTGTTCTCCAgacatatttcaggaagttatgaataaagtagttagtgatcttgaaggtgttgaagtttatcaagataatctcattgttcatggtcCTTATAAGttagttcatgaccagagacttattgctttattgcgtcgtttagttgagaagaatattacagtgaatccaaataagtgttcattttgtgtatctagttttggatgccttggatacctagttgatggtaatggttttagaccggatatgaaacgactagctccactgactaatgcaccgtctccgaaaaatcttacagaattacgttcactagtgggtgctcttcaatactattcccgttttattcctaatttttcttgtcgtgcaaattgtttatttaatattttaacatccaattcattcaaatggagtgaggaacaagagtcatgcttacgaagtctactgaagtttcttcaaagtgatgctgttcttcgaacgtactccctaatgtacattctgtgcttattactgatgcatcacctgtgggaattggtgcagttttggaacaggaaggtagaccagttatttgtgtttcacgcaaacttacagttactgaacaaggttattcacagactcagcgagaagcattagctgtgttttgggctgttaaaagacttcataaatatttattcggaaagaaattcactattgttactgatcatgaagctttaaagtttatttatcatc of the Schistosoma haematobium chromosome 4, whole genome shotgun sequence genome contains:
- the HRH1_2 gene encoding Histamine H1 receptor (EggNog:ENOG410VC0W~COG:T) — encoded protein: MESSSQNSNNILHSRFGRSNIFRKSVGDSRICNDKNLRLEIDMYIVSLAVADFLLSFLMLPLAIVRQHVGYWPFQSNILCQYFMSGNLLFCLASVLSLCCISIDRYIAVTRPLQYNRTRGCHRPFSMLLGTWLLAFTSVALPYIFSYQHHFSEGVCYLNYNTSFRLYVAVFLWFIPILIIVCVYSKIYSAIRRHSLRCRQVFKVPTINVHQDHSRNVQRQPSDTIMTSYSNSSRKPLVLARYSLGNLGIPMFTKSLIVRFKIFCRMSTNDEVNDSIDGLLKYPVKNKYSTQVFVHMHPPVVNKTKQEIKQMDYDLKTSDPVEQDQGEKLTLPNHRENEDIKEKPFPNKTARIEVVMY